In the genome of Bacteroidota bacterium, the window AAAACTAACCTACCCGGCTCACCTTTGGACGTTACTATTTTTGAATCTGTATTAAAGCAAGAAACTAATAAAACTGAAAACAGCAAAAGAAATATATGCCTCATAAATCTTGAGTGTTAGGATATATTCTAACCAAAGTCCCTTTAATTAAATTATCATTTTCTGATATGATATCGTTGTTTTCTAAAGTAGCCTTAATATTACACAATCCTATTTTTTCACAAATAGAAGCCAACGTTTCGTTATCAGTCATTACCACATAATAAGCAAAGTCATTTGACGAGAAATTAAAGTTTATTTCAGGAGCAATATTTCTATGAATTTTGAGTGATTGTCCGGCATGCAACGTCTTTTTTTTCAACCTATTCCAACGCACAATATCATCTGCACTCACATTATATTTTGAAGCAATTCTATAAAGATTTTCTCCCTTATGCACTTTATGATAGACTGTTTTTTTTGCACTTTGAAAATTGTTACCATAGATAGATTTCTCTTGAACCGAGTATATAAAATCCTCCATCTCAATAAACTGCATTGCTGCATAGTAAGGAAGATAGATTCGCTTATCACTATACATTTCAGGCACAAAGTCCATTTTATAAAACGCGTTATATTCGCTTATAAACCCTTCGTCCCAATTCAATAAAACAGAGGCAAGGGTTAGGTTCATGGGCTTAGAAAGTTCAATTGGAACAATCTTGTAATATCTTTCTTCGCAAGTAAATAAAGATTGAAGGTCAACAAAGTTCATCACAAAGACCGCTGCAATAAACTTAGGTACATACTGCTGTGTTTCGCGAGGAAGAAATCTTCTAACAGACCAAAAATCTCTTTTGCCTCCACTACGTGATATTGCTTTGTTTAAATTGCCCGGACCGCAATTATAGGCAGCCAATGCCATAAACCAGTCTCCATAAATAGAATACATGTTTTCGAGGTAGCTGAAAGCCATTTCTGTTGACTTAACAATATCCTTTCTCTCATCAATCTCTCCATTAATCTGTAGATTCATCAACCTACCTGTTCCGGGCATAAACTGCCAAAGCCCTGTAGCCCCACACCAAGATACAGCATTTGGGTTGAGTGCTGACTCAATCATTGCAAGATATTTGATTTCATCCGGCAGTTTGCGCTTATCTAAAATTTCACTAAATATGGGCAAATACGTAAGATTATTAGGCAATGTTTTTGCCATAAAAGAACTTGCCGGGTTAGTCATATATCCTATTTGGCGCGCAATGTCCTCGTTATATCTAAACTCCATGTGACTGCCCAGTGTTTTCATCTTTGCATAGAAAACATCTTCTGTAATGGGTTGTTCAAAAACATTAATTTTCCTTTCTAATTTCGAATCAAACTGAATCAACTGCATAGTCATACTATCAATTCGATTGATAGTATTACATCTAATCCCTCCATCGGTTCCACCATCAGCCCAAACATTCGTGGACGAAAATGCAAACACGATTGTGCATACCAATATTGACTTTAAGAGCATGCCTCTCATAAATATGAAGGATGTAATTTTTTTTTTAGGCATTTGGTTGAAAACGGCAAATCTAATTTTTTATTTTACATATTCTATTTCATCCCTATTTATTTACCGACCTTTACTTCAATTTATCCGACTTCTTTTTTCTACTCCTAATTTATCTACTTTCTCTGAGTAGTTTTGTTGAAAAAGTATTGTCGTCCTCAATCGTTTCATGCTTATAAAATCACTACTTTTGCGACACGAAAAATTTATCATGAAATTATCATCTCAACCTTTTCACAGCTTTGCAGACAGGCACATTGGACCTAATCAAAATGAAATCGAACAAATGCTCAAAACACTTGGGCTTAACTCTGTTGAAGAACTGATTGACAAAACAGTACCTCAGAATATTAGACTTCAAAAAGAATTGAATTTGACAGATGCAATCACCGAAAATGAATTACTCGAAAAATTAAAAAAAATTGGAGCCAAGAACAAAATCTTTAAAAACTATATAGGACTTGGTTACTATGATACCTTGACTCCCAATGTAATTTTGCGCAACATTATGGAGAACCCCGGCTGGTACACACAATATACCCCGTACCAGGCAGAGATTTCTCAAGGTCGATTAGAGGCATTACTCAATTATCAAACTGCAGTTATTGACCTTACCGGCATGGAAATTTCCAATGCCTCTTTGCTTGACGAAGCGACCGCTGCTGCTGAAGCGATGAG includes:
- a CDS encoding transglycosylase SLT domain-containing protein, with the protein product MPKKKITSFIFMRGMLLKSILVCTIVFAFSSTNVWADGGTDGGIRCNTINRIDSMTMQLIQFDSKLERKINVFEQPITEDVFYAKMKTLGSHMEFRYNEDIARQIGYMTNPASSFMAKTLPNNLTYLPIFSEILDKRKLPDEIKYLAMIESALNPNAVSWCGATGLWQFMPGTGRLMNLQINGEIDERKDIVKSTEMAFSYLENMYSIYGDWFMALAAYNCGPGNLNKAISRSGGKRDFWSVRRFLPRETQQYVPKFIAAVFVMNFVDLQSLFTCEERYYKIVPIELSKPMNLTLASVLLNWDEGFISEYNAFYKMDFVPEMYSDKRIYLPYYAAMQFIEMEDFIYSVQEKSIYGNNFQSAKKTVYHKVHKGENLYRIASKYNVSADDIVRWNRLKKKTLHAGQSLKIHRNIAPEINFNFSSNDFAYYVVMTDNETLASICEKIGLCNIKATLENNDIISENDNLIKGTLVRIYPNTQDL